The Bacillota bacterium genome includes the window TGAAGTTGCTCAGGCACGATGCCTGCCGCGCCTTCTCGCGCGCCTGGGCAAACACGGGGAACAGGATGGCTGCCAGTATCGCGATAATCGCGATAACCACCAGCAGCTCAATCAACGTGAAACCTCGCTTCATGAACACGTACACCTCCTCAATGGTGATTTGCCCATGATTAAGGGCTTAACTATATTTTCATTTTAGAAGAATCGGAGTAGCCTTGTCAATACCTTCCCCCTTCAGGGGAGTGGATTTTCTCGAAACAGGTAGGAATCGTGACTACTAGCAATAACGCTCCATAATATAAGATACAGGAGTTACACCGTTGCGGTGGACGTCTTCTCCAATGAATCGCTCCATGGCAACGACCGAAACGGCACATTCCTGAGGTATAATGGAGGCAGCATGAATACGGACACGCGCGAGCTGCGACTTTCCGAGATATTCCAGCAGACACTGGACACCAACAACGATGGACTGGTCGTTCTGGGAGAAGTATTGGAGCGGGCTGGCGACCGGGGCTATGGATTCCTGCTTATCCTGTTAGCCATCCCTGCTTTCATTCCGGTACTGCCGCCGGGCACTTCTGGTGTGTTGGGCTTCCTCATCATCCTCGTCGCCTTGCAGCTGCTGATAGGCATCAAGCAGCCGTGGATTCCTGCGAGATGGCGCCACCGTCAAATCTCTCCAAGAACGGTTGAGCTGCTAAAGACCCGCGGAGTGGCGGTATTGCAGAAAGTGGAGAAGATTTCGCATCCGCGAGGGCGTCGCTTCGCGCGCAACTCCATCGTGTTGCGTATCAGTGCCCTCATTGTCATCGCGCTGGCACTGGTACTCTCCTCTCCGATGCCTTTCATGAACACACTACCCGCCTTCGGGATACTGTTTATCGGTATCGGTCTGGCTAACCACGACAGCTACTTCTTCTGGGCTGGGGCATTGGTCGGGGGCATCGTGGCGACAGTTACCTTCCTTGGCGTCGGGGCGCTGATGAATCTCTGGAATATGATGTTGAGGCTGTTTTCGGGAGGATAAGCGTCCGAGTTGCGCAACGGTGTCCTCCTGCACACAGACGTCCCGCGGGTTTGAGGTTTTGGTGTATCCCAAAGGGTGTGGACTGCATAGTTGGAGGGCGAACCTCGCGGTGAGCCGCCCCCACCCAACCTCCCCGCGGGAGGGGAGGAGTTCACAGCTCGGCGAAAGTCTCGCCCTCCAGCTCCAGGCTCAGTCCATCCTGTAGGGGGGACCTGCCTCCGGCACCTGCAGGTCTTCGGGCGAAATCGTGTACCGCTCCACCAGCCCGATGATTGCCTGCGCCAGCACTGCGCTTACCGTATCGGGGTCAACGGGTTTGTATGGCTCGCGCAAAAGGGGCGAATCGTCTGTCACGTAGCCGTGATTGACCAGAAACTGCAAGTCCTTGAACGCCCAGTGCTGGGGCTTCACCGGTACAGGGATAGACACGCGGGGGGTACGCGCCTTGAGGTCTTTCAGGCTTTCCTCCACATGTCGCATAAAGCGCGCCAGCGTCACCGCCAGCTCATAGCGGGTCACGGGCTGGTCTCCGCGAAACGTGCCGTCGGGGAAGCCCTTCATGATGCCTTTTGCCACCACTTCTTGCACTGCTTCCGCTGCCCAGTGGTCTGGGGGCACATCCTTGAAACCAGTGGTCTGCGCACCTGCGGGAAGTACAGCGACTGCTATACCTATCAGCGCTATCGTGCCTGTCCACCAAACCGTGCGGAACATGAGAATACCTCCTCCTTGTTAGAACTCTGCCGAAACCACGTTGCTCTCGCGGATGGCGGCGAACTCCTCCAGAGCGCGTCCCGTGCCGATAGCCACGCAAGACAGAGGGTCGTCTGCTACCTGCACCCGGATGTTGGTCACCGATTCCAGGAGCTTGTCTATTCCGCGCAACAGCGCGCCACCGCCGGTCAGGGTGATACCCCGCTCGATGATGTCTGCCGCCAGTTCAGGTGGCGTCTCCTCCAGCACCGAGCGCACGCGCTCTACAATGGCGTTCACCGGCTCCTGCAGCGCTTCGCGAATCTCCTCGGAGGTGACCCGGATTGTCTTGGGCAGACCTGCGATGAGGTCCCGCCCGCGCACCTCCATCTCGAGCTCTTTTTCCAGCGGGTAGGCAGAGCCCACTTTTATCTTTATTTCTTCGGCAGTTCGGTCGCCAATCATCAGGTTATATTGACTGCGGATGTAGCGCATGATGACCTCATCCATCTTGTTACCGCCCACCCGCACCGAGCGGCTGATGACGATACCTTCCAGTGAGATGACCGCC containing:
- a CDS encoding rod shape-determining protein, producing the protein MFRLTPELGIDLGTANIVVYLRGKGIVLREPSVVAISTKNKKVLAIGEEARLMLGRTPGHIVAIRPMSDGVIADYTTTEKMLEHLIAKVCGRRRFLKPRVLVCVPSGVTNVERRAVIQAAREAGAGEAYTIEEPMAAAIGAGLPISMPGGNMVVDIGGGTTDVAVISLEGIVISRSVRVGGNKMDEVIMRYIRSQYNLMIGDRTAEEIKIKVGSAYPLEKELEMEVRGRDLIAGLPKTIRVTSEEIREALQEPVNAIVERVRSVLEETPPELAADIIERGITLTGGGALLRGIDKLLESVTNIRVQVADDPLSCVAIGTGRALEEFAAIRESNVVSAEF
- a CDS encoding exopolysaccharide biosynthesis protein; protein product: MNTDTRELRLSEIFQQTLDTNNDGLVVLGEVLERAGDRGYGFLLILLAIPAFIPVLPPGTSGVLGFLIILVALQLLIGIKQPWIPARWRHRQISPRTVELLKTRGVAVLQKVEKISHPRGRRFARNSIVLRISALIVIALALVLSSPMPFMNTLPAFGILFIGIGLANHDSYFFWAGALVGGIVATVTFLGVGALMNLWNMMLRLFSGG
- a CDS encoding S-layer homology domain-containing protein, with translation MFRTVWWTGTIALIGIAVAVLPAGAQTTGFKDVPPDHWAAEAVQEVVAKGIMKGFPDGTFRGDQPVTRYELAVTLARFMRHVEESLKDLKARTPRVSIPVPVKPQHWAFKDLQFLVNHGYVTDDSPLLREPYKPVDPDTVSAVLAQAIIGLVERYTISPEDLQVPEAGPPYRMD